GCACGTCGAAGAGCAGGTGGGCTTCGATGACTTCGAGGGCCTTGTTGACCATGGACGCCGAGTTGGTGGTGACCATCCGGCCCATCTTCCAGGTGGGGTGTGCCAGTGCCTGGTCCGGTGTGACGTTGGCCAGTTCGCTGCGGGTCTTGCCGCGGAACGGGCCGCCGGAGGCAGTGACAATGAGGCGGTCCACTTCCTGCGCCGTGCCCGAGCGCAGTGCCTGCGCCAGCGCGGAGTGTTCGGAGTCCACGGGGACCAGCTGTCCGGGAGCGGCGGCGCGCTTCACGAGTTCACCGCCGACAATCAGGGATTCCTTGTTGGCCAGGGCCAGCAGGTGTCCGGCTGCCAGCGCAGCGAGCGTGGGCTCCAAGCCGATGGACCCGGTGATCCCGTTCAGGACCACTTCGGCTTCGGGCCAGGCGGCAATGGCCGTTGCGGCATCCTGGCCGGTGAAGAGTTCCGGATCGTAATCGGAAACCCCGGCGGCAGCGGCGGCCTCCTGCACCGCCCGGCGCAGGGTGGCGGTGTCCACGACGGCGGCACCGACGGCGGCTGCGCGCGTGTGGACCGCCTGCCGGGCGAGCAGGTCCAGGTTGGACCCGCCGGCGGCCAGGGCCACAATGGTGAACCGTTCCGGAGCGCCGTCGGCCACATCGATGGCCTGCGTGCCGATCGAGCCGGTGGAGCCCAGGAGCACCACGCGGCGCGGCACGCCCTCGGTGCTGCCAAAGGGCCGTGTAGCTGCTGCTGCGGACGGGGTGCCGGAAGACGCTGAAAGCTGCATGGTTCCAGTATCGCGCACCGACGCTGCCCGGGGTGTCCGGAACTGCACCGGCGCCGGCGGCGCGGGACCTCAAGCGTGCGCAGCTAAAGGCCACGGGACCTAAAGCGTAATGGGAAGCGCCGCCACGGCATCCGGGATGCTCGTGGAACCGGAGACAACCGACAGCGTCTGCCGGCTGCCGCGTCCGGTGTTGATCAGCTCGGCGAGGACGGCGGCAACATCATGCCGGGGAACGCTGCCCTGTTCCTCCGCCGGCCCCAGCTCCACCAGCCCCTCGGCCGCGTCATTGGTCAGGTGCCCCGGGCGCAGGATGGTCCAGTCCAGGTCGCGGGTCTTGAGGTCCTCTTCGGCCGCCAGTTTGGCCACGAGGTAGGCGTAGTAAACATCATCAATGCCCTCCGGCCGGGCATCGTCCCGGACGGAATCCAGCCCCGCCGCGGAAATCTGCACAAAGCGTGACACGCCCGCCTGCTCGGCCCCGTCCGCGAGCAGCACGGCGGCGCCGCGGTCCACGCTGTCCTTGCGGGCCGCACCGCTGCCCGGCCCGGCACCGGCGGCAAACACAGCCGCATCGGCTCCGGTCAGGACCTGGATCACGTCGTCGCTGGTGCTGTTTTCCAGGTCGATGACAACCGGGGCCGCTCCGTCAGCCTCGACGTCGTCCGCCTGGTCCGGATTGCGGATCAGTCCGGCGACATCGTGGCCGTGGGCGGCCAGCAGCCGGCCC
This genomic interval from Arthrobacter citreus contains the following:
- the dxr gene encoding 1-deoxy-D-xylulose-5-phosphate reductoisomerase, whose translation is MQLSASSGTPSAAAATRPFGSTEGVPRRVVLLGSTGSIGTQAIDVADGAPERFTIVALAAGGSNLDLLARQAVHTRAAAVGAAVVDTATLRRAVQEAAAAAGVSDYDPELFTGQDAATAIAAWPEAEVVLNGITGSIGLEPTLAALAAGHLLALANKESLIVGGELVKRAAAPGQLVPVDSEHSALAQALRSGTAQEVDRLIVTASGGPFRGKTRSELANVTPDQALAHPTWKMGRMVTTNSASMVNKALEVIEAHLLFDVPLERIDVVVHPQSVVHSMVQFVDGSTIAQASPPDMRLPIALGMGWPHRVPGAASPCDWSKATSWTFEPLDEEAFPAVALAKRTAAAGGTGMAVYNAANEEAVDAFHDGLIGFTDIVDTIAAVLAEHTDTAPLTLESVLAAESWARAAARRRCGR
- a CDS encoding NAD(P)-binding oxidoreductase, giving the protein MRIVIAGAHGQIARELGRLLAAHGHDVAGLIRNPDQADDVEADGAAPVVIDLENSTSDDVIQVLTGADAAVFAAGAGPGSGAARKDSVDRGAAVLLADGAEQAGVSRFVQISAAGLDSVRDDARPEGIDDVYYAYLVAKLAAEEDLKTRDLDWTILRPGHLTNDAAEGLVELGPAEEQGSVPRHDVAAVLAELINTGRGSRQTLSVVSGSTSIPDAVAALPITL